In a single window of the Chaetodon trifascialis isolate fChaTrf1 chromosome 19, fChaTrf1.hap1, whole genome shotgun sequence genome:
- the dnajc5ga gene encoding dnaJ (Hsp40) homolog, subfamily C, member 5 gamma a isoform X2, with the protein MAEPNSSRPQRKMSTAGESVYKVLGLEKGASPEDIKKAYRKLALKYHPDKNPDNPEAAEKFKEINNANSILNDETKRKIYDEYGSMGLYVSEQFGEESVKYYFLMSKWWFKGLVLCCTLFTCCCCCCCCCFCCGKCKPPDDDENYQYVDPEDLEAQIKAEQDGGK; encoded by the exons ATGGCTGAACCGAACTCCTCCCGTCCCCAAAGGAAGATGTCCACCGCTGGGGAGAGCGTGTACAAGGTGCTAGGCCTGGAGAAAGGAGCGTCACCTGAGGACATCAAGAAGGCGTACAG GAAGCTAGCGTTGAAGTACCACCCGGACAAGAACCCGGACAACCCGGAGGCTGCGGAGAAGTTTAAGGAGATCAACAACGCCAACTCCATTTTAAATGACGAGACCAAGAGGAAGATCTACGACGAGTATGGCTCCATGGGCCTTTACGTGTCCGAACAGTTCGGAGAGGAGAGCGTCAAGTATTACTTCCTCATGTCCAAGTGGTGGTTTAAG GGTCTGGTTCTGTGCTGCACActgttcacctgctgctgctgttgctgctgctgctgtttctgctgcggCAAATGTAAACCACCAGACGACGACGAGAACTACCAGTACGTGGACCCTGAAGACCTGGAGGCCCAAATCAAAGCAGAGCAGGACGGAG GAAAGTGA
- the dnajc5ga gene encoding dnaJ (Hsp40) homolog, subfamily C, member 5 gamma a isoform X1 produces MAEPNSSRPQRKMSTAGESVYKVLGLEKGASPEDIKKAYRKLALKYHPDKNPDNPEAAEKFKEINNANSILNDETKRKIYDEYGSMGLYVSEQFGEESVKYYFLMSKWWFKGLVLCCTLFTCCCCCCCCCFCCGKCKPPDDDENYQYVDPEDLEAQIKAEQDGGFTVIIGQPTSNVGPESPEGQSQPIPLPMPMPMPMPPAEPQSPPSPAAEENPGETLPESK; encoded by the exons ATGGCTGAACCGAACTCCTCCCGTCCCCAAAGGAAGATGTCCACCGCTGGGGAGAGCGTGTACAAGGTGCTAGGCCTGGAGAAAGGAGCGTCACCTGAGGACATCAAGAAGGCGTACAG GAAGCTAGCGTTGAAGTACCACCCGGACAAGAACCCGGACAACCCGGAGGCTGCGGAGAAGTTTAAGGAGATCAACAACGCCAACTCCATTTTAAATGACGAGACCAAGAGGAAGATCTACGACGAGTATGGCTCCATGGGCCTTTACGTGTCCGAACAGTTCGGAGAGGAGAGCGTCAAGTATTACTTCCTCATGTCCAAGTGGTGGTTTAAG GGTCTGGTTCTGTGCTGCACActgttcacctgctgctgctgttgctgctgctgctgtttctgctgcggCAAATGTAAACCACCAGACGACGACGAGAACTACCAGTACGTGGACCCTGAAGACCTGGAGGCCCAAATCAAAGCAGAGCAGGACGGAG GTTTCACAGTTATCATAGGCCAGCCCACATCTAATGTGGGTCCAGAAAGCCCAGAAGGCCAGAGTCAGCCCATCCCCCTGCCGATGCCGATGCCGATGCCAATGCCTCCAGCTGAGCCCCAGTCGCCGCCCAGTCCAGCAGCGGAAGAAAACCCCGGGGAGACCTTACCAGAGTCAAAGTGA